In one window of Calypte anna isolate BGI_N300 chromosome 1, bCalAnn1_v1.p, whole genome shotgun sequence DNA:
- the LOC103536967 gene encoding solute carrier family 2, facilitated glucose transporter member 3, with amino-acid sequence MDSKKKITTPLVYAVSIAAIGSLQFGYNTGVINAPEKIIQAFFNRTLSERSGEVVSSELLTSLWSLSVAIFSVGGMIGSFSVSLFVNRFGRRNSMLLVNILAFAGGVLMALSKLVKAVEMLIVGRFIIGIFCGLSTGFVPMYISEVSPTSLRGAFGTLNQLGIVVGILVAQIFGLEAIMGTETLWPLLLGFTVLPAVLQCVGLLFCPESPRFLLINKVEEEKAQAVLQKLRGTEDVSQDIQEMKEESAKMSQEKKVTVPELFRSPSYRQAIIIAIMLQLSQQLSGINAVFYYSTGIFERAGITKPVYATIGAGVVNTVFTVVSLFLVERAGRRTLHLVGLGGMALCTVLMTIALALRDSVEWIKYISIIATFGFVALFEIGPGPIPWFIVAELFSQGPRPAAMAVAGCSNWTSNFLVGLLFPYAEKLLGSYVFLVFLVFLVIFFVFTFFKVPETKGRTFEDISRGFEGRGDASSPSPVEKVELNSIEAEKVA; translated from the exons ATGGATTCTAAAAAG AAAATCACAACACCTCTTGTGTATGCTGTTTCCATTGCTGCCATTGGATCTCTCCAGTTTGGATACAACACTGGTGTCATCAATGCTCCTGAGAAG ATTATCCAGGCGTTCTTTAACAGAACCTTGTCAGAACGGAGTGGGGAGGTTGTCTCCTCAGAGCTCCTCACATCTCTGTGGTCCCTTTCTGTGGCCATCTTCTCAGTAGGAGGTATGATCGGCTCCTTCTCAGTTAGCCTGTTCGTCAACAGATTTGGCAG GAGGAACTCCATGCTGCTGGTGAACATCTTGGCCTTTGCTGGTGGCGTACTTATGGCCTTGTCAAAGTTGGTAAAGGCAGTGGAGATGCTGATTGTTGGCCGCTTTATTATTGGCATCTTCTGTGGTCTCAGCACGGGCTTTGTGCCCATGTACATCAGTGAGGTCTCCCCAACCAGCCTCCGAGGAGCCTTTGGCACCCTCAACCAGCTGGGCATTGTTGTGGGCATCCTGGTAGCCCAG ATCTTTGGCCTGGAGGCTATCATGGGGACTGAAACACTTTGGCCACTGCTTTTGGGGTTCACAGTCCTGCCAGCAGTTCTGCAGTGCGTGGGTCTTCTTTTCTGCCCTGAGAGCCCTCGCTTCCTCTTGATCAACAaagtggaggaagaaaaagcacaagCAG TTCTCCAGAAGCTCCGTGGTACAGAAGATGTGTCTCAAGACATCCAGGAGATGAAAGAAGAGAGTGCTAAAATGtcccaggaaaagaaagtaactGTGCCAGAGCTCTTCCGTTCTCCAAGCTACCGTCAAGCCATTATCATTGCCATcatgctgcagctctcccagcagctctctggcaTTAATGCT GTATTCTATTACTCTACAGGGATTTTTGAGAGAGCTGGTATCACAAAGCCTGTGTATGCCACCATTGGAGCTGGTGTGGTAAACACAGTCTTCACTGTTGTGTCG ctcttcctggtGGAGCGGGCAGGGCGCAGGACCCTCCACTTAGTTGGTCTGGGAGGCATGGCTCTGTGTACTGTTCTTATGACCATCGCTTTAGCTCTGAGG GACAGTGTGGAGTGGATCAAATATATCAGCATAATTGCCACTTTTGGCTTTGTGGCGCTTTTTGAGATTGGCCCTGGCCCTATCCCCTGGTTCATTGTGGCAGAACTCTTCAGCCAAGGCCCACGTCCTGCAGCCATGGCAGTGGCTGGTTGTTCCAACTGGACTTCTAATTTCTTGGTGGGATTGCTCTTCCCCTATGCAGAG AAACTACTTGGCTCCTATGTCTTCCTCGTATTCCTTGTTTTCCTGGTAATCTTCTTTGTCTTCACATTCTTCAAAGTGCCGGAGACCAAGGGCAGGACTTTTGAAGACATCTCCAGGGGCTTTGAAGGACGAGGAGACGCCAGCTCCCCATCACCTGTAGAGAAGGTGGAGCTGAACAGCATAGAAGCTGAAAAAGTTGCCTAA